The genomic segment TACGAAAAATTCTTCTACAGCAACATCCAGCAACATCAATTTTAAGTGCATTTACTTTCAATCGTTTGATATTAGAGCATTTTGTGCTCTTTGCAAACGATTGCGGGAGTGCTAGCATAACACACTGCACTTTATGAGTGATTGTCTGTGTTTTCTCGTTTGCAATGAATTTTTCTTTAGGAATATTGACGCTATGCTTCGCGTCTTTTGCCACCAATCACGTGTTGCCTGTGCTTGAACATATTTGAATATACAGCGCTAGGATTGAGGGCATGGACGTGCCAAACTTCTCTGCTGTCCAGTATGAGGTTATGATAGGAATGCCCCATAACTCCAAATCAATTCGcggaataaacaaattatagatgttgttataaaTGAGAATGAATAACTTGAAGGTCACGTATGAGGAGAGTGTTTGTTGTATAATTGCGGTATATCACTATGTGTTGGCATGTAATAAGACTCCGGCATCCCTTTTAATTTAGCATTCACTGGTATGATTGTCTCCATTACGATTTTAATATTCATGGTTGTAGCAAATTGTATTTATGTCTTTGTGTTCATTTTTACCGACATAGTTGAATTGGGATCATATGAGTAGGAAGTATCAAATAAAACggtaacaaaaatatttttttagtaacGAACAAGACCTAACCTTGTATAGCTTGGCTACATCGGATGTTTAAACCGAAACTGGGACAATCGTAAAATACCCACAAGTAAAACTCCGCTGGCGAATAAATTTCATATACTTTGACAGTAACTTTCATTTACAGATTATTGCAAATGGCCAGATCAATAACAATGAACGAGTGATtacagtttcaaattttactagGCTGAATACTACGGTAGACATTTTAAAGCAAGGTATATGTGCTATCCAAGGTAATGTTGATATTAATAGTCAGTTTTTATCGAGGCTGCTACGACATGTTAGTAGCATATAATTTCGAACtacgttttcaaaatattctttgCGCCCGAATCTGATATTGAGCCAAGACACTATAATAATTAAATGTTCCACATTTCGACATCATAAGCTGAAATGATActtgatgtttttttgtttaaatcagTGGATTATAAGATGAGAGGCTTTTTGCAGGCTACCACAACATAATCAACgattgaaattcattttctcgTTTTCGAAAAGCATTTTGTTCAATGCGCAGAGCTAATAATAACTCATTTCCTACAGATTTTATAGCATATAATATAGAAATTAACATTCACCACAAGGTATAACTGCAGAAATGTTCAAATTAAAGAGGGAATTATATAAAAttcttttacaaaaaatatttacattcgtTTATAGTTTCCTTCATAGTGTCTCGCTACACTTGCACAACTTCATCGTTAGAAGTTCAATGGGAAACAACTACATTTAAGTCGGTCTTCTCATACAGACTTCAAATTCAGGTTACCTTTATAAATAGAATGAAAGTCATTACATTGGTCTAAACACTTTTACTGTGCGCTAGAACTTGCCATTTTATGCTAAATATCACATTTATGTATTTAACTTATAGGATCTCAAGACCAAAGAAATCAAGAAGACAAGCGTTCAATTACTCATGAAAAAGGAACCAACAATAAAAATTCACGAAGAAAACACATCTTCGAAGTTTGCTTGCGTCACTACGacaaatttgtatatttcaggAAACTACGAAATCGTTGTTAAGCAAATATCGgcaaaaacaaacaatcaaataaaaaccaTATCCAAAGTTCTTCACAATGCAAATGGAAAGACTATTATGCAGTTAACGTTTCTTGACTTTGTCTAAGTTATATTCCGGATATcagacattttaaaaaaaaaaaaaatttttacacaTACCAATTTAAACGACATGTAAATCTATAAATGTGTGCGTGTTTTTTTCATTCAGTGTATCGGTGGAAACCAAATAAACATATTAGGACAATCCATCTATTATATGCTGATATAGCCACCACCACATTCAGAGTGTAATAAACTTGGTTAGGAATGCGGAACCGGAAATATTCTTGTCCGCCAAGCTCTGTTCTTTATGTATCATCGACTACTTCTGGTTTCTTATTCGAGGTAAAATTGTGGATAACACTTCATAAAAATAATGCCAACTGATTACAGCTCCAAACTTGATTGGAATCCTGATTCAAATCGATGATACATCCAATTATCCAGGAATAATACATTCAATTATTCAGGCTGTACTTGGGAATTTGATACTGGCAAGGAAAGCCAACATTGCTTGACAATACAATAAAACTCAGTTTAGGTGAATTAAACTAAATGTTCTCTTGGCCATTCAGATTCTGTCATATAGAATATCACCATGTAATGTAAATAGATTGAAATCatgtattcaaatttatatggaaaatatgtagatttttttaatatttttcgaaATCGTTTTCGAGATAAATTTGCTTCGATTCATTTTAAGGGAATATTTACTATGAACACATTTATCAATTATATTAGTCAATTTAAAGAAAATTGAATGTCATAagttttgattgtattgattgCTAGTATTTACAGTCTTGAAGAAATTGCTATTACcattattttaatgtttagTACAAGACTATATTATTTACTTTATAATCTGTCGAATAACTTATCCGCGAACGTAAGGACAGTCAGCTAACTAAGAAAATAATTTAAGTACTCAGTGTGAGTGTCAAAATTATTTAGAGTTAAAAGCGACGAATCTTAATTAATCATAGAAGAGGGCAACAGTTGGTATGAGTCGAGAGACTTCGAAAAGGAACAGTTCGGCCCATCGCCGATACATAATCTTACTGACTGAAAATGCCGATAGCCTGGAACACATTTGAGCATCTGCATCCAACTTTTAGGTATCATGCATAATTGATAATTGCTCCTCATATGGATTATGACTGGAggcttttttaaaatttgatgacTGTACAATTAAATTGCAAATTCAGTATGCGATAGAAAAACAGCAACTGGCTATAGGACAGGCAACTGCTCCCATTAGTAGAGAGCTTTAAAATGTTTACATTATATTGGTGATATCTCGCCTTGAAAAGTAATAATAACGCATTGTGCATCTGGTGCTGCAAATACAGAACCTTGTTTCCGAAGCGAACGTCGTAAAAAATCGTTGTTTCACTACTTGAACGATAACACTAGCAATCACATTGCTCAAAGTTTAATAGGCTTTATTCTGCTGAATTTACATGATTAAGACAGGTAAATTTCCGTGTTGGTGTAATCGTGCGCAATAACCACCTGCATCCGGTGCTTGAGGCTTCTGGGAAATCCACCTCATGATTGCAACTTTGTGTTGATATATGAATTCAATAAAACTTTTACCTGCTTCTGTATAGACGGACGTTAAATACGAGTACTTGGCGAAATTTGACCTAGAAGATAAAAATTCTCATAGCCTCGCTTATAAATAGAACAATGTCTGTAATATGATTAAACAAATATTCTCGCTGTGGTAatattgttgccacatttcaacttcacaatatgtttAGCAATAATGAATTCTGTTCCATGCAAAGGTATATATGTTTAAAGCTACTAATTATGAGGTAGGCCTACTAAAATAAGTTGTAGAAAGCTCGGAATATAAAGGTTTTCTATGTATAATCTAGTGAACTGGACAGTGTGTGTGGAGGAAGTAACCTATGACGTTATCTGTAAGACAGTAAAAGTAATCATGAGACTCGAGTAATAGGTTTTGCAAATTGGACTTTAGTCATCATAACAAAGCCGGACAAATCCGGGCCGAGGATAAACTCAAATTATATAGAATTGGTTTAGATGGTCTTCATTTGATAGGAGTATAGTTTGTGTTGACTGCACAGGTGAACacaattttacttatttaatCATATCGTtcctttcaaattttcaacatttcgAATAATGTATCTCCTACGTACCACATACGGAAGAAGGAAGTAATTACTTAGTtggaaattttgataacaatacTACACGCTAATGTGTCAATGCAGTAATGCTCTTTAGACCTTTTGTGATATCGAGTATTTTAGATATCTAAatgaatcatatatatatatgtcggCAATACCAAGTATTCATCAGATCAGA from the Styela clava chromosome 5, kaStyClav1.hap1.2, whole genome shotgun sequence genome contains:
- the LOC144423034 gene encoding uncharacterized protein LOC144423034 translates to MEELQIIANGQINNNERVITVSNFTRLNTTVDILKQGICAIQVSFIVSRYTCTTSSLEVQWETTTFKSVFSYRLQIQDLKTKEIKKTSVQLLMKKEPTIKIHEENTSSKFACVTTTNLYISGNYEIVVKQISAKTNNQIKTISKVLHNANGKTIMQLTFLDFV